TCGCACTGCGTGCCAGGATCGTGACCTCGCTACCCAGCCGGGCGAAGGCCTGCGCCAGTTCCACTGCCACTACGGAGGCGCCGATCACGGCGAGCCGCTTAGGGATTGTATCGCTCGCCAGTGCCTGGTCTGAGGTCCAGTACGGCGTGTCTTTCAGTCCTGGAATCGGTGGAACGGCCGCGCTTGCGCCGGTGGCGACCAGGCAGCGGTCGAAGGCTACGATGTGCTCGCCACCCTCGGCCAGTTTCACGCTGAGCGTGTGGCCGTCCTGGAAACGGGCGGTGCCGCGCAGCACGCTGATCGCCGGCGTGCTCTCCAGGATGCTTTCGTACTTGGCGTGGCGCAGTTCGGCGACACGGTCTTGTTGCTGCGCGAGCAGACGTTCGCGTAGGACGGTCGGCGTCATGGCGGAAAGCCCGGCGTCGAACGGGCTCTCGCGGCGCAGATGGGCCACATGCGCGGCACGAATCATGATCTTGGAGGGCACGCAGCCCACGTTGACGCAGGTGCCGCCGATGATGCCGCGCTCGATCAGGGTGACGCGGGCACCGCCTTCCACCGCCTTGAGCGCGGCCGCCATGGCGGCGCCACCACTGCCGATGACCGCGACGTGGAGCTTGTCGCCCTCTTTCCCGGCGTCAGTGCTGCTCAACCAACCCCGTGCCTTATCGAGCAGGCCAGGACGGGCTTGTACCATGGCGTCTTCGAACGCCGCTCGATACCCCAGGGCCTCGACAGCGGCCTGCATCTGCTCACGGCTTGCGCCCTCGTCGACCTTCAGTTCGGCCTTCCCGCTGGCGTAGGAAACATCCGCCCGATGCACGCCCGGAATCTTCTCCAAGGCCTCTTTCACATGCACGACACAGGAGGCGCAGGTCATACCAATGATTTTCAGTTCGGTCATTTCGTTACTCATTAGATCGTCTCTTGTCAGGTTCACTGGTTTGGCGGCGTCGGACAGGCATCCGGCCCACAACGGCGATGAGCGGGCGACACGAGATCCCATATCGACACCCCAAACATGAGGGCCAGGCCGATATAGAGCAGCCAACCGCTCCGCCAGCCATAAGCCCGCATAAAAAATACCGCTGCCAGTACCAGGGTAGGACCGATCAGGCCGAGCGCAGTCCGTCGCCACTGCCGATGATTGAGCCAGCCGAGGGCATTGACGAGCAGAGCCAGTCCAGCAAACAGAGGCAGCAGCGTGGTGATGAACAGGCCTTCCCACTGGCTCAAAAAGCCCAGACCGAACGCGGCCCCCAGACTAGCAAGGGCGGGAAAGCACATGGCGCAGCCTATGGCAGAAATCAGCACGCCGACGGAGCCGGCTTTGTCACCGATCCGCGTGAACAGATTGAGAGGATTTGCCATCGGAAGTCCCTCCTATTGCTTGACGCTGGACGGATAGCCAGCGTCCTCGGTCGCCTTAGTCAGCGCCAGGGCATTGGTCTTGGTATCGTCGAAGGTGACGATGGCCTCGCGGTTCTCGAAACTCACCTCAGCCTTGGTCACGCCATCGACCTTGGTCAACGCCGTCTTCACCGTAATCGGGCAGGCGGCGCAGGTCATGCCCGGCACCGCCAGGGTGACGGTCTGCGTGGCCGCCCAGACGGGTGTGGCGACCAGGCTGGCGAGGGCTAAGGATGCGAGCAGTTTTCTCATGGTGAACTCCTGATCAGTAGAACAAGGGAAGGATGTAGGGGAAGCCGAGCGCGACCAGCACCAAGGCCGCCACCAGCCAGTACAGCAGCTTGTAGGAGGTACGTACCTGAGGGATGGCGCAGACCTCGCCCGGTGCGCAGGCTTGAGCGGGGCGGAAAATGCGCCGGTAGGCGAAGAACAGCGCCACCAGTGCCGCGCCGATGAAGAGCGGGCGGTACGGTTCCAGCACGGTCAGGTTACCGATCCAGGCCCCGCTGAATCCCAGTGCGATCAGAATCAGCGGCCCGAGACAGCAAGCCGAGGCGAGAATCGCCGCAAGCCCCCCGGCGACAAGAGGGGCGCGCCCGTTTGATGGTTCAGACATGCATTTCTCCTTTCGAGCATTTGATCGATGGTTTAAGGTTAGTCCCGTAGTCATGTACGGAATCAAGCGGTATGAAAAACAATTTGGAAAGCCTGACCATTGGCGCTTTCGCCAAGGCGGCCGGGGTCAACGTGGAAACCATCCGGTTCTATCAACGCAAGGCGCTGTTACCCGAACCGGACAAGCCCTACGGCAGCATTCGCCGTTACGGTGAGGCGGATGTCGCCCGGGTGAAATTCGTTAAATCCGCGCAACGGCTGGGCTTTAGCCTCGATGAAGTGGCCGGGCTGTTGAGGCTGGATGACGGTG
This region of Pseudomonas mandelii genomic DNA includes:
- the merA gene encoding mercury(II) reductase, yielding MTELKIIGMTCASCVVHVKEALEKIPGVHRADVSYASGKAELKVDEGASREQMQAAVEALGYRAAFEDAMVQARPGLLDKARGWLSSTDAGKEGDKLHVAVIGSGGAAMAAALKAVEGGARVTLIERGIIGGTCVNVGCVPSKIMIRAAHVAHLRRESPFDAGLSAMTPTVLRERLLAQQQDRVAELRHAKYESILESTPAISVLRGTARFQDGHTLSVKLAEGGEHIVAFDRCLVATGASAAVPPIPGLKDTPYWTSDQALASDTIPKRLAVIGASVVAVELAQAFARLGSEVTILARSAMFFHEDPAIGAAVTEAFRMEGIEVLEQTQASQVSHANGEFVLATNHGELRADQLLVATGRTPNTQGLNLEAADVQLDERGGIQIDERMRTSAADIYAAGDCTDQPQFVYVAAAAGTRAAINMTGGEAKLNLDVMPAVVFTDPQVATVGYSEAEAQHAGIETDSRTLTLDNVPRALANFDTRGFIKLVAEAGSGRLLGVQAVAPEAGELIQTAVLAIRNRMTVQELADQLFPYLTMVEGLKLAAQTFNKDVKQLSCCAG
- the merC gene encoding organomercurial transporter MerC, with translation MANPLNLFTRIGDKAGSVGVLISAIGCAMCFPALASLGAAFGLGFLSQWEGLFITTLLPLFAGLALLVNALGWLNHRQWRRTALGLIGPTLVLAAVFFMRAYGWRSGWLLYIGLALMFGVSIWDLVSPAHRRCGPDACPTPPNQ
- the merP gene encoding mercury resistance system periplasmic binding protein MerP — its product is MRKLLASLALASLVATPVWAATQTVTLAVPGMTCAACPITVKTALTKVDGVTKAEVSFENREAIVTFDDTKTNALALTKATEDAGYPSSVKQ
- the merT gene encoding mercuric ion transporter MerT, with product MSEPSNGRAPLVAGGLAAILASACCLGPLILIALGFSGAWIGNLTVLEPYRPLFIGAALVALFFAYRRIFRPAQACAPGEVCAIPQVRTSYKLLYWLVAALVLVALGFPYILPLFY
- the merR gene encoding Hg(II)-responsive transcriptional regulator, whose protein sequence is MKNNLESLTIGAFAKAAGVNVETIRFYQRKALLPEPDKPYGSIRRYGEADVARVKFVKSAQRLGFSLDEVAGLLRLDDGAHCDEARVLAEQKLGDVRGKLADLRRIESVLEQLVHDCCASHGTVSCPLIVSLHGDNSGVNRGFPVA